A window of Phragmites australis chromosome 2, lpPhrAust1.1, whole genome shotgun sequence genomic DNA:
GCTGTGTGGCCAAGTGCAAAAAGCCATGCCCCAACCAGTGCATCGTCCTCTGCCCCAGCTGCGAGACATTCTGCAGTACGCACCATGTTGCACTTATATATATACTCTTCATCACAAGCTTGTGTTTCTAGCtcatgcacgcatgcatgtttttaatttcattttgtgATTGATCGTGCAAGTATGCGAGTTCTACCCCGGCATGTCCTGCGGCGACCCGCGCTTCACCGGCGGCGACGGCAACAACTTCTACTTCCACGGCAAAAAGGGCCACGACTTCTGCATCCTCACCGACGCCGGCCTCCACATCAACGCCCACTTCATCGGCAAGCGCAACCCCACCATGCGCCGCGACTTCACCTGGATCCAGGCCCTCGGCATCCGCTTCGACGACCACCGCCTCTACATGGCCGCCCAGAAAGCCGCCAAGTGGAACAGCGACGTCGATCACCTGGAAATGGCCTTCGACGGTGAGCCCCTTGCCATCCCCGAGGAGAGCGGCGCACGGTGGGTGTCCACCGCCGTTCCGGGGCTGTCCGTCACGAGGACCGCCGCAACCAACGGCGTCATGGTAGAGCTCAAGGGGGTCTTCGACGTCATGGCCAACGTT
This region includes:
- the LOC133910258 gene encoding uncharacterized protein LOC133910258, which translates into the protein MARQLAGAIIAALVVVMVVSVVRTAAASAPAPLPLPPPPPHSQVINPGQFKRNQDTACYDYKNKKPGCVAKCKKPCPNQCIVLCPSCETFCICEFYPGMSCGDPRFTGGDGNNFYFHGKKGHDFCILTDAGLHINAHFIGKRNPTMRRDFTWIQALGIRFDDHRLYMAAQKAAKWNSDVDHLEMAFDGEPLAIPEESGARWVSTAVPGLSVTRTAATNGVMVELKGVFDVMANVVPITEEDSRIHNYGVTEEDSLAHFDLGFKFYDLTDDVHGVLGQTYRPDYINQLGVSSNMPVMGGAPKYVSSDIFATDCAVATFRAALAGISMVTARA